A region from the Halosolutus gelatinilyticus genome encodes:
- a CDS encoding helix-turn-helix transcriptional regulator, which produces MSDDQDLGIGYLSGSPVRVAILDELTDGPAKPADLVSATDVSRTTVHRSLTELGDRGWIDRVDGGYAATTIGELALETYRRARTRFRTIERFEPFLAHVDVDAAELEVDWLETAELVTASETRPHQPVEWYADRVAVAAEEGAEFRGVSPVVNRQLVQIHTPIIEGGTQTSLVIDEATCRAAAEQYAPQFRESIALDHYELYVTEKPLSTGLSLAGETVFLGAYDSNGRLVVVLESTDDRLRTWTASRFRRLRENARLVTADLIDSMS; this is translated from the coding sequence ATGTCCGACGATCAGGACCTCGGGATCGGCTACCTCTCGGGGTCGCCCGTCCGCGTCGCCATCCTCGACGAGCTCACGGACGGCCCCGCCAAACCGGCCGATCTCGTCTCGGCCACCGACGTCTCCCGAACGACGGTCCACCGATCGCTCACTGAACTGGGCGACCGCGGCTGGATCGACCGCGTCGACGGCGGGTACGCTGCGACCACGATCGGCGAACTGGCGCTCGAGACGTATCGGCGGGCCCGAACTCGATTCCGAACGATCGAACGGTTCGAACCGTTTCTCGCGCACGTCGACGTGGACGCCGCGGAACTCGAGGTCGACTGGCTCGAGACGGCCGAGTTGGTCACGGCGAGCGAGACCAGACCCCATCAGCCGGTCGAGTGGTACGCCGATCGAGTGGCAGTGGCCGCCGAGGAGGGGGCGGAGTTCCGCGGCGTATCGCCGGTCGTCAATCGACAGCTCGTCCAGATCCACACGCCGATCATCGAGGGCGGAACCCAGACCTCGCTCGTGATCGACGAGGCGACCTGCCGGGCCGCCGCCGAGCAGTACGCCCCGCAGTTTCGCGAATCGATCGCCCTCGATCACTACGAGCTGTACGTCACGGAAAAGCCGCTCTCAACGGGGCTCAGCCTCGCGGGAGAGACGGTCTTTCTCGGCGCCTACGACAGCAACGGCAGACTTGTCGTCGTCCTCGAAAGCACGGACGATCGGCTTCGAACGTGGACGGCCAGCCGGTTTCGGCGGTTGCGGGAGAACGCGCGACTCGTGACGGCCGACCTGATCGACAGCATGAGCTAA
- a CDS encoding cohesin domain-containing protein: MTTNPNRIRLLALVLVVALALATMAAGAQAASDLPSATEDGTIELAVVDETDETITVELATPAADVAGFQANLSYDPTNVAVEDIAGGDFGQPVENDEGGHVALTQSTTGDESVDQPTLATITFAVDGDLALEFVESDSMVFESDANAIADVGDSGGGAPGGPSPPAADGDGSDGSDDGTDEDDAAGDGSDDDTENGDDGSENDDGSENGDDSDDASDGGDDGGDSDDSNETVDDGESDGSDGDRLPGFTIGGAVAAVVGLLALGVTRR, translated from the coding sequence ATGACAACCAACCCGAACCGAATCCGATTGCTCGCTCTCGTCCTCGTCGTCGCCCTCGCGCTGGCGACGATGGCCGCGGGCGCACAGGCGGCCAGCGACCTGCCGTCGGCCACCGAGGACGGAACGATCGAACTCGCGGTCGTCGACGAGACCGACGAAACGATCACCGTCGAACTCGCCACCCCCGCCGCGGACGTCGCCGGCTTTCAGGCCAATCTGAGTTACGATCCGACCAACGTTGCGGTCGAGGACATCGCCGGCGGCGATTTCGGTCAGCCGGTCGAGAACGACGAGGGCGGGCACGTGGCTCTCACTCAGTCGACCACCGGCGACGAGAGCGTCGACCAACCGACGCTCGCGACGATAACGTTCGCCGTCGACGGCGACCTCGCTCTCGAATTCGTCGAGAGCGATTCGATGGTCTTCGAGAGCGACGCGAACGCCATCGCGGACGTCGGCGACTCCGGCGGAGGCGCACCGGGCGGCCCGTCGCCGCCCGCCGCCGACGGCGACGGCAGTGACGGCAGTGACGACGGGACCGACGAGGACGACGCGGCTGGCGACGGTTCCGACGACGACACCGAGAACGGCGACGACGGAAGCGAAAACGACGACGGAAGCGAAAACGGCGATGATAGCGACGACGCCTCCGACGGCGGCGACGATGGCGGCGATAGCGACGACAGCAACGAAACAGTGGATGACGGCGAATCCGACGGGTCGGACGGCGACCGCCTCCCGGGCTTCACGATTGGCGGAGCCGTCGCCGCGGTAGTCGGCCTCCTCGCGCTCGGCGTCACGCGGCGGTAG
- a CDS encoding S8 family serine peptidase, producing the protein MAAGAGAGDRASGTTDDYLEVSSLEMDRIDEALQDADGTTEMVVRFERAEVVSTASEEEAVGALKTHAAESQKEAIRWAKETDGVTVENEFWIANAILLEVDTAKVSPEEVARYTGAEAVHKNFELEITGGPSADSESADAAADESVRPTAENVTYGLDMINATEVWEQHGTKGGGAGVAILDTGVDADHPDLEIDPDNWQEFDDSGEPIESEPNDGNGHGTHVSGTVTGSDNPEGDVPVYGVAPEAELYHGKVLSDAGGGSFAQILAGMEWAVNDTDADIISMSLGATGYYSELIEPSENARDAGVVLVSSAGNSGQGTSGSPGNVYPNFASGAVDESGQVASFSSGEVIDTESAFPDAPEYWPDEFVVPNAAAPGVNVLSSVPGGGYDDTYSGTSMSAPHKAGAFALMIAASGGDADRDLLYDALEQTAWQPDGGEEPNTEYGHGIIDVAAATNMVALDSGINGTVTAADGTPIDDATVDVDGAGSTVTDDDGQYSLVAPAGEYTVTADAFGYEAESATVTVEEEETTVQNFDLADALDVELVNDQPEGVEGGDTVEVNVTAANVETVTVDLGGDYNPENATLYVDGEETEFGETVDFGGPISDDLTIAVETTEDTEGELALEHTFTGMGDEHTIATGPTMVFEEYVPVAVVDDAGSFGDDIAAVLEDELPALYDPVATTSDEAKDGYDVIVVQNLATGGAEEFIEATDGGDTGVVYLDQWGSDSNALPVHSDVTGEPASTYENDFVSPPVGYELTADHQIFAGVGEAGDTVDIHTGSFGDHTWFDGTDFDVLAETSAEGVAVGSGFAVDDGSATVFASSLGYSAFVGSGDYTDDADTILANAVEYLAEPRPSFQVEVTETNEPVIEGENLTVGATVENVGSENGTQNVTLADFDGDVVDSTALSLDEGEAANVSLSWETNTSDIGTGNVTVASEDDAVTRTVTVHEEPDGLLTFGDGDYMGIIDETVTVEINTTAEAVAGYETQVRFDPAVLQVEGVNGVDFDDPVSSIDNENGTLSIAAAQAGNESMPTLAEVEFAVVGDSDDAAKLIFDEENTFLNDAESELTIMTEDGTVTPNWLGDVNGDDDVNTLDATLTQQYIVGDEPTGAFNAELADMDRDGEVNAGDVILILEEIVEAHGPNAIEA; encoded by the coding sequence ATGGCAGCGGGAGCGGGTGCTGGTGACCGGGCGAGTGGTACGACAGACGACTACCTGGAGGTCTCGTCGCTCGAGATGGATCGGATCGACGAGGCGCTGCAGGACGCGGACGGGACCACTGAGATGGTCGTCCGCTTCGAACGCGCCGAGGTCGTCTCGACGGCGAGCGAAGAGGAAGCCGTCGGCGCGCTCAAGACGCACGCCGCGGAGTCGCAGAAAGAAGCGATCCGATGGGCGAAGGAGACGGACGGCGTGACGGTCGAGAACGAGTTCTGGATCGCGAACGCGATCCTCCTCGAAGTCGATACCGCGAAGGTATCACCCGAGGAAGTCGCCCGATACACGGGCGCGGAGGCCGTCCACAAGAACTTCGAGCTCGAGATAACCGGCGGGCCGAGTGCCGATTCCGAATCGGCCGACGCCGCCGCGGACGAGTCGGTTCGGCCGACCGCCGAGAACGTGACCTACGGACTGGACATGATCAACGCCACCGAGGTCTGGGAGCAACACGGAACCAAGGGCGGCGGCGCGGGCGTCGCCATCCTTGATACGGGCGTCGACGCCGACCACCCTGACCTCGAGATCGACCCCGACAACTGGCAGGAGTTCGACGATTCGGGCGAACCGATCGAGTCCGAGCCGAACGATGGAAATGGACACGGGACCCACGTGAGCGGCACCGTCACCGGATCTGACAACCCCGAGGGCGACGTTCCCGTTTACGGCGTGGCCCCCGAGGCGGAGCTCTACCACGGCAAAGTTCTCAGCGACGCCGGCGGTGGCTCCTTTGCCCAGATCCTCGCCGGCATGGAGTGGGCCGTCAACGACACCGACGCCGACATCATCTCGATGAGCCTCGGTGCCACGGGCTACTACAGCGAACTCATCGAACCGTCCGAGAACGCGCGCGACGCCGGCGTCGTGCTCGTGAGTTCGGCCGGAAACAGCGGCCAGGGGACCAGCGGTTCCCCGGGGAACGTGTACCCGAACTTCGCGAGCGGCGCCGTCGACGAGAGCGGCCAGGTTGCCAGCTTCTCGAGCGGCGAAGTGATCGACACCGAGAGCGCGTTCCCGGACGCGCCTGAGTACTGGCCGGACGAATTCGTCGTACCGAACGCGGCCGCACCGGGCGTCAACGTCCTGAGTTCCGTCCCCGGCGGCGGCTACGACGACACGTACTCGGGGACGTCGATGTCCGCGCCGCACAAGGCCGGCGCCTTCGCGCTGATGATCGCGGCCTCCGGCGGTGACGCCGATCGCGACCTGCTGTACGACGCGCTCGAGCAAACCGCCTGGCAGCCGGACGGCGGCGAGGAACCGAACACCGAGTACGGACACGGAATCATCGACGTCGCCGCCGCGACCAACATGGTCGCGCTCGACAGCGGGATCAACGGCACCGTGACGGCCGCCGACGGGACGCCGATCGACGACGCGACCGTCGACGTCGACGGCGCCGGCAGCACCGTCACCGACGACGACGGACAGTACAGCCTCGTCGCACCGGCCGGCGAGTACACCGTCACCGCAGACGCGTTCGGCTACGAGGCCGAAAGCGCCACCGTGACGGTCGAAGAAGAGGAGACGACGGTCCAGAACTTCGATCTCGCCGACGCCCTCGACGTCGAACTTGTCAACGACCAGCCCGAGGGCGTCGAGGGCGGTGACACGGTCGAGGTGAACGTCACCGCCGCGAACGTCGAAACGGTGACCGTCGACCTCGGGGGCGACTACAACCCCGAGAACGCGACCCTCTACGTGGACGGCGAGGAAACCGAGTTCGGCGAGACGGTCGACTTCGGCGGACCGATCTCGGACGATCTGACGATCGCCGTCGAAACGACCGAAGACACCGAGGGTGAGCTCGCGCTCGAACACACCTTCACCGGCATGGGCGACGAGCACACGATCGCAACTGGTCCGACGATGGTGTTCGAAGAGTACGTCCCCGTCGCCGTCGTCGACGACGCCGGTTCGTTCGGCGACGACATCGCCGCCGTACTCGAAGACGAACTCCCGGCGCTGTACGACCCCGTCGCGACCACATCCGACGAAGCGAAAGACGGCTACGACGTGATCGTCGTCCAGAACCTCGCGACCGGCGGGGCCGAGGAGTTCATCGAAGCGACCGACGGCGGCGATACCGGCGTCGTCTACCTCGATCAGTGGGGCAGCGACAGCAACGCGCTCCCCGTTCACTCCGACGTGACGGGCGAGCCGGCGTCGACGTACGAAAACGACTTCGTTTCGCCGCCGGTCGGCTACGAACTGACCGCGGACCACCAGATCTTCGCCGGCGTCGGCGAGGCCGGCGACACGGTGGACATTCACACCGGAAGCTTCGGCGACCACACGTGGTTCGACGGAACCGACTTCGACGTGCTCGCGGAGACGAGCGCCGAAGGGGTCGCCGTCGGAAGCGGTTTCGCCGTCGACGACGGGAGCGCGACGGTGTTCGCCTCGAGCCTGGGCTACTCGGCCTTCGTCGGGAGCGGAGACTACACCGACGACGCCGATACGATCCTGGCCAACGCGGTCGAATACCTCGCCGAGCCCAGACCCAGCTTCCAGGTCGAGGTGACCGAGACGAACGAACCCGTCATCGAAGGCGAGAACCTGACCGTCGGCGCCACCGTCGAAAACGTCGGTAGCGAAAACGGGACCCAGAACGTCACGCTCGCCGACTTCGACGGCGACGTCGTCGACAGCACGGCGCTCTCGCTCGACGAGGGCGAGGCGGCGAACGTCTCGCTCTCCTGGGAGACCAACACGAGCGACATCGGGACCGGCAACGTGACCGTTGCGAGCGAGGACGACGCGGTTACCCGCACCGTGACGGTCCACGAGGAGCCCGACGGACTGCTCACGTTCGGCGACGGCGACTACATGGGGATCATCGACGAAACTGTCACCGTCGAGATCAACACTACCGCCGAGGCCGTTGCAGGCTACGAGACGCAAGTCCGCTTCGACCCCGCCGTCCTGCAGGTCGAAGGGGTCAACGGCGTCGACTTCGACGACCCGGTTAGCAGTATCGACAACGAGAACGGCACGCTCTCGATCGCCGCCGCCCAGGCCGGCAACGAGTCCATGCCGACGCTCGCCGAGGTCGAGTTCGCGGTCGTCGGCGACAGCGACGACGCCGCCAAACTGATCTTCGACGAGGAGAACACCTTCCTCAACGACGCGGAAAGCGAACTCACGATCATGACCGAGGACGGGACCGTCACGCCGAACTGGCTCGGTGACGTCAACGGCGACGACGACGTCAACACGCTCGACGCGACGCTGACCCAGCAGTACATCGTCGGCGACGAACCGACCGGCGCGTTCAACGCGGAACTCGCCGACATGGATCGAGACGGCGAGGTCAACGCCGGCGACGTCATCCTCATCCTCGAGGAGATCGTCGAGGCCCACGGTCCGAACGCGATCGAAGCCTAA
- a CDS encoding class I SAM-dependent methyltransferase, producing the protein MPDDADRNRDDERGRSDDLRPDDDLEPSLPDANADAPLAAIVEKHRTETAIESLRVEGVYDDSRRVREDGPDRVALPVTEPPAETRVLEVVRQLDPEPRTRDLADLLAERGWSEADRERVPGSWAVIGSVALVTIPEECPDETDLGEALLELHGEADSVLADEGIANDGTAGTYREPRTRLVAGERDTETVHVEHGTRYGLDPAKVMFSPGNQAERARMGDLVGDDERVFDMFAGIGYFALPMARAGARVTATELNPTAFRYLVENAMLNDVADRIDAYMADCRDLAGDLEADRIVMGYYGRSDSDEVTDGDGQVGDRSTNDHGTRSNEAHTFLPAAIEALVPGGVVHYHEATPEPVLWERPESRLERAVDDVDRTLEILDRRRVKSHSAGVEHVVLDARIT; encoded by the coding sequence ATGCCTGACGACGCCGATCGAAATCGAGACGACGAGCGGGGTCGATCAGATGATCTTAGGCCAGACGACGACCTCGAGCCGTCGCTCCCCGACGCGAACGCGGACGCGCCGCTGGCGGCGATCGTCGAGAAACACCGCACCGAAACCGCGATCGAGTCGCTTCGGGTCGAGGGCGTCTACGACGACTCCAGACGCGTGCGCGAGGACGGTCCCGATCGGGTCGCCCTTCCCGTGACCGAACCGCCGGCGGAGACGCGGGTGCTCGAGGTAGTGCGGCAACTGGATCCCGAACCTCGAACGCGCGATCTGGCCGATCTGCTGGCCGAGCGAGGGTGGAGCGAGGCCGACCGCGAGCGCGTGCCGGGGTCGTGGGCTGTGATCGGCTCCGTCGCCCTCGTGACGATTCCCGAGGAGTGTCCCGACGAGACGGACCTCGGCGAGGCACTGCTCGAGTTACACGGCGAGGCCGACAGCGTGCTGGCCGACGAGGGGATCGCGAACGACGGGACCGCGGGCACCTACCGGGAGCCCCGGACGCGGCTCGTCGCGGGCGAGCGGGACACCGAGACGGTTCACGTCGAACACGGCACCCGCTACGGACTCGACCCTGCGAAGGTGATGTTCTCGCCGGGCAACCAGGCCGAGCGAGCACGAATGGGCGATCTCGTCGGGGACGACGAACGCGTCTTCGACATGTTCGCCGGCATCGGCTACTTCGCGCTGCCGATGGCTCGCGCCGGCGCGCGGGTGACCGCGACCGAATTGAACCCGACTGCCTTTCGATACCTCGTCGAGAACGCGATGCTGAACGACGTCGCCGATCGGATCGACGCCTACATGGCCGACTGCCGCGACCTCGCGGGCGACCTCGAGGCCGATCGGATCGTCATGGGCTACTACGGGCGCAGCGATTCGGACGAGGTGACGGACGGTGACGGACAGGTCGGGGATCGGTCGACGAACGACCACGGGACCCGGTCGAACGAGGCGCACACCTTCCTCCCCGCCGCGATCGAGGCGCTCGTTCCCGGCGGCGTCGTCCACTATCACGAGGCGACGCCGGAGCCGGTGCTCTGGGAGCGGCCGGAATCGCGACTCGAACGGGCCGTCGACGACGTCGATCGAACGCTCGAGATCCTCGACCGTCGACGAGTGAAGAGTCACAGCGCGGGCGTCGAACACGTCGTGCTCGACGCGAGAATCACCTGA
- a CDS encoding 60S ribosomal export protein NMD3: MSESRAFCPRCGDPVPDRSESDADDGRAADPLQPGTEVDLCDECYFEDFDFVDAPDRINVRVCAQCGAVHRGNRWVDVGAEDYTDVAIEEVSEALGVHVDVTDVAWQVEPEQVDQNTIRMHCYFTGVARGTPVEEQVTVPVRIARQTCTRCGRIAGDYYASIVQIRADDRTPTQAEMDRAKEIANAVVADMEATGDRNAFVTEMGEVADGLNIKVSTNKIGKKIANKMIQEFGGTVNDAETLVTEDEDGNEVYRVTFAVRLPPYVPGDVIDLADDDGGPVLVRSARGNLKGVRVTTGDRYEASYEEGNSPDARRLGETGDAVETTVVTVEDENAVQVLDPETYRATTVARPDYFDPDAETVPVLKSRAGLHILPDPDPDAGDGADESAPYDPYASSESDA, encoded by the coding sequence ATGAGCGAGTCGCGAGCCTTCTGTCCCCGCTGCGGCGATCCGGTGCCCGACCGGTCGGAGAGCGACGCGGACGACGGGCGCGCTGCCGACCCCCTGCAACCCGGGACCGAGGTCGACCTCTGCGACGAGTGCTACTTCGAGGACTTCGACTTCGTCGACGCGCCAGATCGGATCAACGTCCGAGTCTGCGCCCAGTGCGGCGCGGTCCACCGCGGCAACCGGTGGGTCGACGTCGGAGCCGAGGACTACACGGACGTCGCGATCGAGGAGGTGAGCGAGGCGCTGGGCGTCCACGTCGACGTCACGGACGTCGCTTGGCAGGTCGAACCGGAACAGGTCGACCAGAACACGATCCGGATGCACTGTTACTTCACGGGCGTCGCGCGCGGGACGCCGGTCGAGGAACAGGTGACGGTGCCGGTCAGGATCGCCCGCCAGACCTGCACCCGCTGTGGCCGGATCGCCGGCGACTACTACGCCAGCATCGTCCAGATCCGCGCCGACGATCGGACGCCGACCCAGGCGGAGATGGATCGAGCCAAGGAGATCGCGAACGCGGTCGTCGCCGACATGGAAGCGACGGGCGATCGGAACGCCTTCGTCACCGAGATGGGCGAGGTCGCCGACGGGCTGAACATCAAGGTCTCGACCAACAAGATCGGCAAGAAGATCGCGAACAAGATGATCCAGGAGTTCGGCGGCACCGTCAACGACGCCGAGACCCTCGTCACCGAGGACGAGGACGGCAACGAGGTCTACCGCGTCACGTTCGCCGTCCGCCTGCCGCCGTACGTTCCCGGCGACGTGATCGACCTCGCGGACGACGACGGCGGCCCCGTCCTCGTCCGCAGCGCCCGCGGGAACCTGAAGGGCGTCCGCGTGACGACCGGCGATCGGTACGAGGCGAGCTACGAGGAGGGGAACTCGCCCGACGCGCGCAGGCTCGGCGAAACCGGCGACGCGGTGGAGACGACGGTCGTCACCGTCGAGGACGAGAACGCCGTCCAGGTGCTCGACCCCGAGACCTACCGGGCGACGACCGTCGCGCGGCCGGACTACTTCGATCCCGACGCCGAGACTGTGCCAGTCCTGAAGAGCCGCGCCGGCCTCCACATCCTTCCGGACCCCGATCCGGACGCGGGCGACGGTGCGGACGAATCAGCCCCCTACGACCCGTACGCGAGCAGCGAGAGCGATGCCTGA